A window of the Deltaproteobacteria bacterium genome harbors these coding sequences:
- a CDS encoding TldD/PmbA family protein: MSSTNREILDSVIKIAKDKNVDADVILTQEEQLGLKADRGELSEYKVTSSRCVGIRVVQGDQVGTSYSESVEPSSLETMVQTAIENAGYAKEDPNEKICANDQKIADWSSRTCLEDEATVEEKVALTLALESGLEGRDIPAKAPYNAFSEINYEISMANTLGHTCSHQERQVSCYTYALLDQEGQQSMHLGYEVGRQFQELSAQRVTDEAYETAKDLLTGTPVSTGAYEVVFTTDCLNDLLSAFGMCWSGQSAMKGLNPLREKIGETIAHSEFSLFDDPSVDGGFALQAFDSEGFATVRTPIVEAGKLSTFLHNSATANFFGTANTANAARGTKSALSVSPSHLCIGTGSQTEKDLKSGTYLELVSLQGVHSGANAISGDFSFGASGFLHENGERKQAVRGVTVAGNFYKMLQEISAIGDTTHSDHSRSFFAPLIRFDKLSVAGA; the protein is encoded by the coding sequence ATGAGTAGTACCAATCGTGAAATTTTAGACTCTGTTATAAAAATCGCTAAGGATAAGAATGTCGATGCGGATGTCATTCTGACACAAGAAGAGCAACTTGGTCTCAAGGCAGACCGCGGAGAACTTTCCGAGTATAAAGTGACCTCTTCGCGCTGCGTTGGTATTCGAGTTGTGCAAGGTGACCAAGTCGGCACAAGTTATTCCGAATCCGTTGAGCCATCGAGCCTAGAGACCATGGTCCAAACCGCCATTGAAAATGCGGGTTATGCCAAAGAGGATCCGAATGAGAAGATCTGTGCCAACGACCAAAAGATTGCAGATTGGTCCAGTAGAACCTGCTTAGAGGACGAGGCCACCGTAGAAGAAAAAGTGGCACTCACTTTAGCACTTGAGAGTGGGCTTGAGGGACGAGATATCCCCGCCAAAGCGCCCTACAATGCCTTTTCCGAAATCAATTACGAGATCTCTATGGCCAACACTTTAGGTCATACGTGTTCCCACCAGGAGCGCCAAGTAAGCTGTTACACCTATGCTCTCCTGGACCAAGAGGGTCAGCAATCGATGCACCTTGGCTATGAAGTGGGTCGTCAATTTCAAGAATTAAGTGCTCAGCGCGTAACCGATGAAGCCTATGAAACGGCCAAGGACTTACTCACCGGCACCCCAGTTTCTACCGGAGCCTATGAAGTGGTCTTTACCACCGATTGTCTCAACGATTTACTCTCTGCCTTTGGCATGTGTTGGTCTGGGCAATCCGCAATGAAGGGTCTGAATCCACTTCGAGAAAAGATTGGCGAAACCATCGCTCATTCTGAGTTCTCGCTTTTCGACGACCCATCCGTTGATGGCGGCTTTGCGCTGCAGGCTTTCGACAGCGAAGGATTTGCAACGGTTCGAACGCCTATCGTTGAAGCTGGTAAGCTTTCGACTTTTCTCCACAACAGTGCCACGGCCAACTTCTTTGGTACTGCTAATACTGCAAATGCGGCCCGCGGAACCAAGAGCGCACTCTCGGTGTCACCGAGCCACCTTTGTATCGGTACCGGAAGCCAAACTGAGAAGGACCTTAAATCAGGAACCTACCTCGAGCTGGTCAGCCTCCAAGGTGTACATTCGGGTGCCAATGCCATCAGTGGCGACTTCTCCTTCGGAGCCAGCGGGTTTCTTCATGAGAATGGAGAACGCAAACAAGCTGTTCGAGGCGTTACAGTTGCCGGG
- a CDS encoding TldD/PmbA family protein, translating into MLNSSVAQAVIDRGLFLGADFVDLFVENQKITEVELLSSKIEKINSGIDFGVGIRMVVGRSVLYGYTNHTAQEELLRVISLIAAQLDDKGEKRSTQFTKQNLADRHPVQHPLSASSNIDSKVDFLKRMDVSARAEHNHIQQFIGRVLQREQAVEIFNSDGLHAQDVRHYCRIAATAVAEDSGLQSSGYVAPGALQGWEFNTGHDAADLAQQAAKQALIKLHADDCPSGEMPVVIGNGFGGVIFHEACGHLLETTSVEKKASVFHDKMGEMIANPVVSAVDDGLLENAWGSINIDDEGMPTKRTQLIKDGKLTSFMVDRVGAMKTGFEATGSGRRQSYKFAPASRMRNTFIEAGDSNLDEMLASVEHGIYAKKMGGGSVQPGTGEFNFNVQEGYLIKNGKIAGPLKSATLISTGPKVLKEISMVGSDLELAAGMCGSVSGAVPTTVGQPALKVDKILVGGQS; encoded by the coding sequence ATGTTGAATTCCAGCGTAGCTCAAGCGGTTATCGACCGTGGACTTTTTCTCGGTGCTGATTTTGTGGATCTCTTTGTTGAGAATCAAAAAATCACCGAGGTAGAACTGCTTTCCAGTAAAATCGAGAAAATAAATTCAGGTATCGACTTCGGTGTGGGTATTAGAATGGTCGTGGGTAGGAGCGTGCTCTACGGATACACGAACCACACTGCTCAGGAAGAATTGCTCCGCGTAATCTCTCTCATCGCAGCTCAGCTCGACGATAAAGGTGAGAAACGTAGCACCCAGTTTACCAAGCAGAATCTTGCCGACCGCCACCCGGTCCAACACCCACTTTCTGCAAGTTCAAACATCGACTCAAAAGTGGACTTCCTGAAAAGAATGGATGTCTCCGCACGAGCAGAGCACAATCACATTCAACAATTTATCGGTCGTGTTCTTCAACGTGAGCAAGCCGTAGAGATTTTCAACTCAGACGGCCTTCATGCCCAAGATGTTCGCCATTACTGCCGGATTGCTGCCACCGCAGTAGCAGAAGACTCAGGGCTTCAATCCTCTGGTTATGTTGCTCCTGGCGCATTACAAGGCTGGGAGTTTAACACCGGCCACGATGCAGCAGACCTGGCACAACAAGCCGCCAAGCAAGCACTGATCAAATTACATGCTGACGATTGTCCGTCAGGCGAAATGCCAGTAGTGATTGGCAACGGCTTTGGCGGTGTTATCTTCCACGAGGCCTGTGGCCACCTACTCGAAACCACATCCGTCGAAAAGAAAGCCTCGGTTTTTCATGACAAGATGGGTGAGATGATTGCAAACCCCGTGGTCAGCGCCGTAGACGACGGCCTGCTCGAAAATGCCTGGGGCTCTATCAATATTGACGACGAGGGCATGCCAACCAAACGCACGCAGCTTATCAAAGACGGTAAGCTTACGTCATTTATGGTCGACCGTGTAGGAGCCATGAAAACTGGCTTTGAAGCAACGGGTTCAGGAAGACGGCAGAGCTACAAATTCGCTCCGGCCTCACGGATGCGTAACACCTTCATCGAAGCAGGCGACTCCAACTTGGACGAAATGTTGGCAAGCGTTGAGCACGGAATCTACGCCAAGAAAATGGGCGGCGGCTCCGTTCAACCCGGCACCGGCGAGTTTAACTTCAACGTCCAAGAAGGCTATCTGATCAAGAATGGTAAGATTGCTGGCCCACTTAAATCGGCAACGCTTATCAGCACCGGGCCCAAGGTATTGAAAGAAATCAGCATGGTTGGGTCCGACTTAGAACTCGCTGCCGGCATGTGCGGTTCAGTGAGTGGAGCAGTTCCCACCACTGTTGGCCAACCCGCTTTGAAAGTAGACAAAATTCTCGTTGGAGGTCAGTCATGA
- the msrB gene encoding peptide-methionine (R)-S-oxide reductase MsrB encodes MVFTAFGAAVCLLAVGMSSAQAAKDGFSEKGEQKATFAGGCFWCMEPPFENIGGVKSVISGYTGGPEVNPTYREVAGGKTGHTEAVQITYDANLVSFDKLLDIFWRSMDPTDPHGQFADRGTQYRPGIFFHNEGQQAKALASKVSLEKSGVFSKPIRVEITEFTVFYPAEEYHQDYYRKNESHYKRYRRGSGREGFLKRVWKDQKKKSIRYVKPDVSQIRAMLTPLQFKVTQEEGTERPFKNAYWNHKKEGIYVDIVSGEPLFSSKDKFVSGTGWPSFVRPLVPEHVTEHRDASFFSVRTEVRSAYGDSHLGHVFNDGPKPTGLRYCINSASLRFVPVDELAAAGYEEFSKFFR; translated from the coding sequence ATGGTATTCACAGCCTTCGGAGCAGCGGTTTGTCTGCTGGCCGTAGGGATGAGCTCGGCCCAGGCCGCCAAGGATGGTTTCTCGGAAAAAGGTGAACAAAAAGCCACATTTGCGGGTGGCTGTTTTTGGTGCATGGAGCCTCCATTCGAGAATATCGGCGGGGTCAAAAGCGTGATCTCTGGTTATACCGGCGGTCCGGAGGTGAACCCAACCTACCGAGAGGTGGCGGGTGGTAAGACCGGCCATACCGAGGCCGTTCAAATTACATACGACGCTAACCTGGTTAGTTTTGATAAGTTACTGGACATTTTTTGGCGCAGTATGGACCCCACGGATCCTCATGGGCAGTTTGCCGACCGCGGGACCCAGTACCGTCCAGGTATATTTTTTCACAACGAGGGCCAACAAGCGAAAGCTTTGGCATCCAAGGTAAGCCTAGAGAAATCAGGTGTTTTCTCGAAGCCTATCCGGGTGGAAATCACTGAATTCACGGTATTTTACCCAGCTGAAGAATACCACCAAGACTACTACCGAAAAAATGAATCTCACTACAAACGGTACCGCCGCGGGTCGGGGAGAGAGGGCTTCTTGAAACGGGTATGGAAAGACCAAAAGAAAAAGTCGATTCGGTATGTGAAGCCGGATGTCTCTCAAATCCGCGCGATGCTGACACCGCTTCAATTCAAAGTGACGCAGGAAGAGGGGACCGAAAGACCGTTTAAGAATGCTTATTGGAATCATAAAAAAGAGGGCATCTACGTTGATATTGTTTCTGGAGAACCTCTCTTTAGCTCGAAGGATAAATTTGTGTCGGGTACAGGTTGGCCATCGTTTGTGCGCCCTTTAGTCCCAGAGCATGTTACCGAGCACCGCGACGCATCCTTTTTTAGCGTGCGAACGGAGGTTCGTTCGGCCTACGGGGACTCTCACCTTGGCCATGTTTTCAATGATGGTCCGAAACCAACAGGTTTAAGGTACTGCATCAATTCTGCAAGTTTAAG